Within the Desulfobacterales bacterium genome, the region TGCGGGAAGAACAATTTGAGCGGGATCAGGAAATCCTTCGCATGAAAGAATTGGAAAAAAAACGTATCGGGGAGATTCCCGCCACTGCGGCTGAAGAAGTTTTTTCTGAAACCAAGATCATGACCAAAGGAAACCACGTTCTGGTTCCGGTTCTTATCGGCTATGGTGGTTTTGAAATTGAAGTTGTTTTATTATTGGACACCGGCGCGAGCATCGTTTCCCTGCACCAGGAAATTGCAGACCGGTTGAAAATCATACCGTTCAAGACAGCCCGGGCCCAGGTTGCCGACGGCAAAACCGTCCCCTTTAAACTTGCCGAGCTTGATTTTGTTGCCGTTGGACCCCATAAGGTGGAGAATCTCATGGTTGGTATTTATAAGCATTCCGGCCCTGCGGTGGAGCATGACGGCCTACTCGGAATGAATTTGTTAAAGGATCTGGCGTACACGATCGATTTCAACAGGAAAGTTATAAGATGGAAGCCTTGAAGGGGCATTCCGGGCTTTGACAAATCTGCAGAAATGTATATGTTCTTTGAAAAACAACGTTTCCTGAAAATCAGGTTTTCAACGCGATTGGTAACCGCAGGAAAGGAGGTAAACCATGAGCAAACTTATATATATTGAATCTTCACCCAGAAAAGAGCGTTCTAGCTCCATCAAAATCACAAATGCATTTTTGGATGCATATAAAAAAACACACCCCCAGGATGAAGTGGATAAACTGGATCTGTGGGCCACCAAGCTGCCCCCATTTGACGGGGACACCATTAAAGCCAAATACCAGATCCTTCACGGCCTGGAACATACCCCCGAAGAGGCAACCGCCTGGCGTGAGGTCGTCGCCATTTTTGACCGTTTCAGCCGCGCTGACAAATACGTGTTCAGTGTCCCCATGTGGAATTTCGGAATCCCCTATCAGTTTAAACATTACATTGACATTATTACACAACCCGGGCTTTCCTTCAGTTTTTCACCCCAGGAAGGCTACAAAGGACTGGTCACCGGAAAATTGGCCGTGGTGCTTTACGCCCGTGGCGGCGAATACAGCTCCAATGATACGGTTGGCGCACTGGA harbors:
- a CDS encoding aspartyl protease family protein, which encodes MKSDKILCFCIALLLAAALLAPQAAAEFFKYVDKNGVTYYVDDLDKIPPEYQDARQNYQEKYDHLPENERLIRLEQDHKEAERLREEQFERDQEILRMKELEKKRIGEIPATAAEEVFSETKIMTKGNHVLVPVLIGYGGFEIEVVLLLDTGASIVSLHQEIADRLKIIPFKTARAQVADGKTVPFKLAELDFVAVGPHKVENLMVGIYKHSGPAVEHDGLLGMNLLKDLAYTIDFNRKVIRWKP
- a CDS encoding NAD(P)H-dependent oxidoreductase; translation: MSKLIYIESSPRKERSSSIKITNAFLDAYKKTHPQDEVDKLDLWATKLPPFDGDTIKAKYQILHGLEHTPEEATAWREVVAIFDRFSRADKYVFSVPMWNFGIPYQFKHYIDIITQPGLSFSFSPQEGYKGLVTGKLAVVLYARGGEYSSNDTVGALDFQKPYVEMWLGFIGFSDIRSIVIEPTLSAPETVQKNETETIKQAVDLAKSF